In the Brevundimonas sp. MF30-B genome, ACGGTGGCCCAGGTCTGGGCCGTGGAGGTGCCGAACTCGGTCAGGCCGTAGACGGTGATCAAACAAATCACGACGGAGGCGAAGGCCATCAGCCCGGCTCCGCTCCAGCGCGAGATGCGGCCGATGGGCTGGGTCAGGGCGGCGGCGGCCAGCAGCGCCAGGGCGCCGAAGGTCGGCAGGGTGTAGTGGGCCAGCTTGGTCGGGGCGAGCTCGAAGATCAGCCAGGCCGGGACCAGCCAGCAGATCAGGAACCTGACAGCCGGCTCGGCCCGCCGCGACCAGGCCGTCGAGATCGCCGCCGGCAGCAGCAGGGTCGCCGGGAAGAACAGCAGGGGCGCCAGCAGCAGATAGGTGCCGGGCCAGGCCCCGTGGCTTTCGTGCGCGCCCGCGATCTTGGGCGCCAGGTCGCCGCCGATGGCCTCGCGCCAGAAACCGCCGTCCGTGGCGATGGTGATGGCGATGGCCCACGGCCCGACGATCAACGCCGTCAGCGGCAAACCCCAGCCCCAGCCCAGCTTGCCCAGCCAGCGGATGTCGCGGTCCCAGATCGACAGCGCCAGGATGGCCGGCGCGATGACGATCAGGCCGATCGGCCCCTTGATCAGGATGGATGCGCCGAGGCCCAGCCAGAACAGCAGCTTGTGCAGCCGCTGCGGCCGCTCGCCCGCACGGGTCGACATATAGATGCGCGCCAGCCCGGCCATGGCCAGGGTGACCGAGCCGCACAGGAAGGCGTCGGTCTTGGCGATGCCGGCCTCGGTCGACAACAGGAAGGTCGCGCCCAGAATGGCCCCGGCCAGAAAGCCCGCGCGCCGTCCGAAAAGGGCGCCGCCCGCCCAGGCGGCGGCCCAGGCGGCCAGCATGGCGCCCAGCAGGCTGGGCAGGCGATAGGGACCGATGTCGCGCGCCTCGACGCTGGAGGTCACCGACACCGCCACGGCCTGCAGCCAGTAGATGCCGACCGGCTTCTTCCAGCGCGGATCGTCCTGGAAGCGAATGTCGACGAAGTCGCCCGTCTCAAGCATCTGGGCCGTCGCCTGGGCGTAGCGGCTCTCGTCGCGATCCAGCGGCGGCAGCAGCAGCAGACCAGGCAGGCCGGCGATTAGGGCGACAATCATGGCCAGGACGGGCCCGCGCCAGCCGGCGATGTGTCGGTCGAGGTTGGGGCGCGTCATGGCGCTGTCGTATCACGAGGCCCGCACCGCCTGAAAGCGGGCTTGACGGCGCCGTGAACACGGGCGACCCACGGCCCATGCCGCCCGCCGCCCGCAACGCCAGGACACCCCGCGCCGCGCCGGGCTTTCGCTTTCCGCCTGACCGGGATCGGGTGGAGACAATCTTCCGGCGTCTGAGCGGCGTCATGCCCGAGCCGAAGACCGAGCTGGACTTCACCTCGCCCTTCACCCTGGTCGTCGCCGTCGCCCTGTCGGCCCAGGCGACGGACGTCGGCGTGAACAAGGCGACCAGCAAGCTGTTCGCCGTCGCGGACACGCCCGCGAAGATGGCGGCGCTGGGGGTCGAGGGGGTGACGCCCTACATCGCCTCGATCGGCCTGTATCGAAACAAGGCCAAGAACGTCGTCGCCCTGTCGCTCATGATCCTCGATCAGCACGGCGGCGAAGTGCCGTTGAACCGCACGGACCTTCAGGCCCTGCCCGGCGTCGGACGAAAAACCGCCAGCGTGGTTCTGAACGAACTGGGCGTCGAGCCCGCCATCGCGGTCGACACCCACGTGTATCGCGTCTCGCATCGGCTGGCGCTGGCCAACGCCAACACCCCCGACAAGGTCGAGGCCCAGCTGCACAAGGTGGTCCCGGCGCAATGGCTGCCCAAGGCGCACCACTGGCTGATCCTGCACGGCCGCTATGTGTGCACGGCGCGCAAGCCCAACTGCCCCGGCTGCGTCATCTCCGACCTGTGTCCGTCCAGGGCGGGGATCATGGCGGACGCTCAGCCCAGCCGTTCGCGCACCGCCCGGGCGAAGGCCGCGCCGCCGTCCGGCGCATAGGCCAGATAGAAGTCCGGCTCGATCAGTTCGGCCTCCATCAGCACCCAACACTCGCCGTCGCGCGTCATGTCGATGCGGGCGTAGAGCAGCGGCTCGTCGATGGCGGACAGCACCCGCTCGGCCAGGACCAGGGCCTCGGCCGGGGGCTGGATCGGCTCGTACAGGCCGCCGAACTGAACCTGGATGCGGAAGTCCCCGTTCACCGGGCGCTTGCGCACCGCATGGCTGAAGCGCCCGCCGAAGAACAGCAGCGAGGTTTCGCCCTCGGTCTCGATGGCCGGCAGATAGGGCTGGATCATCGCCCGCCCGGCAGGCGGATCGCTCAGCGCCTCGCCCGGCGCCAGGCGCAGCGTGCGCCAGGCGCCGCCCGACACGGTCGGCTTGACCACCAGCTGGGACGCGCCCGTTTCGGCGAAGGCCGCGGCCATGACGGCGTCGTCGACCGCCGCGCTCCAGATCGTCGCCGGGATCGGCACGCCCTTGTCCGCAAGCCGGGCCAGATAGACCTTGTCGGAATTCCAGCTCAGGACCGAGGCGGGATTGGCCAGCGGCAGGCCGGCCTTGATCCACGTGCGGCAGGCCGCCATCCAGCGCTCGTGATCGCGGTGATAGCCCCAGGCCATGACCGGCAGGATCAGCGGAAAGTCCGCCAGC is a window encoding:
- the nth gene encoding endonuclease III; amino-acid sequence: MPPAARNARTPRAAPGFRFPPDRDRVETIFRRLSGVMPEPKTELDFTSPFTLVVAVALSAQATDVGVNKATSKLFAVADTPAKMAALGVEGVTPYIASIGLYRNKAKNVVALSLMILDQHGGEVPLNRTDLQALPGVGRKTASVVLNELGVEPAIAVDTHVYRVSHRLALANANTPDKVEAQLHKVVPAQWLPKAHHWLILHGRYVCTARKPNCPGCVISDLCPSRAGIMADAQPSRSRTARAKAAPPSGA
- a CDS encoding glycosyltransferase family 39 protein, coding for MTRPNLDRHIAGWRGPVLAMIVALIAGLPGLLLLPPLDRDESRYAQATAQMLETGDFVDIRFQDDPRWKKPVGIYWLQAVAVSVTSSVEARDIGPYRLPSLLGAMLAAWAAAWAGGALFGRRAGFLAGAILGATFLLSTEAGIAKTDAFLCGSVTLAMAGLARIYMSTRAGERPQRLHKLLFWLGLGASILIKGPIGLIVIAPAILALSIWDRDIRWLGKLGWGWGLPLTALIVGPWAIAITIATDGGFWREAIGGDLAPKIAGAHESHGAWPGTYLLLAPLLFFPATLLLPAAISTAWSRRAEPAVRFLICWLVPAWLIFELAPTKLAHYTLPTFGALALLAAAALTQPIGRISRWSGAGLMAFASVVICLITVYGLTEFGTSTAQTWATVTIVSAVAAAAIGGFLLINRAAITGLLLALAFGIVSHAALSGTIRQLRPLAVSPQLEKALERADLHPRQGRYPGPVAITTFHEPSFVFLTGRDTQLTDAAGAARALAEGRPAIVEARDAEAFRQASAGLGVVGRAVGEVRGRNYSTGDDVDLTIYAPPGGGR
- a CDS encoding RimK family alpha-L-glutamate ligase, whose product is MTQIAVLTPDPADPSYAGQWPGVLERLSQALAKEGVTVRPTPWTDYVEDANRLADFPLILPVMAWGYHRDHERWMAACRTWIKAGLPLANPASVLSWNSDKVYLARLADKGVPIPATIWSAAVDDAVMAAAFAETGASQLVVKPTVSGGAWRTLRLAPGEALSDPPAGRAMIQPYLPAIETEGETSLLFFGGRFSHAVRKRPVNGDFRIQVQFGGLYEPIQPPAEALVLAERVLSAIDEPLLYARIDMTRDGECWVLMEAELIEPDFYLAYAPDGGAAFARAVRERLG